Proteins encoded together in one candidate division KSB1 bacterium window:
- the carB gene encoding carbamoyl-phosphate synthase (glutamine-hydrolyzing) large subunit → MINHVKKVIILGSSALKIGEAGEFDYSGSQAIKALKEEGIQTVLVNPNIATIQTSEHLADDVYFLPVNADFVEKVIEKERPDGVLLSFGGQTALNCGLELAKNGVFEKYKVNVLGTPLQAIINTEDRGLFIDRLNEIDVKTPRSVAVNSSEEALKIAKEIGYPVMIRIAFALGGLGSGVCTSEDEVRELADKAFSFTHQILVEEYLEGWKEIEYEVVRDLHDNCITICNMENFDPLGIHTGESIVVAPSQTLNNHEYHWLREISIKVIRHIGIIGECNIQYALDPKSGDYRVIEVNARLSRSSALASKATGYPLAFVAAKLALGHSLTQLKNSITQTTMACFEPALDYIVVKIPRWDLKKFRHVSHQIGSGMKSVGEVMAIGRSFEEALQKALRMLDIGVLGLTGNDHLKFDDFKDELENPTEERVFAVAQALQSGHSVEAVHKLTHIDKWFLYKIQHIVDIENVIAVYKNGICPKGTLLEAKQTGFSDLQIASILNCDEDEVRGMRKNYGLKPCVKQIDTLAAEYPAKTNYLYLTYNGASDDVEFRNQNTVIVLGSGVYRIGSSVEFDWCCVNAVATLRKMEYQTILINCNPETVSTDFDECDRLYFDELSFETIFDIYEREHPLGIVISMGGQVPNNLAVKFQRYGLKILGTSAENIDRAEDRHKFSSLLDTLEIDQPEWKELLTLKNAKKFANEVQYPVLVRPSYVLSGAAMGVA, encoded by the coding sequence ATGATCAACCACGTTAAAAAAGTCATCATTCTTGGCAGTTCGGCCCTAAAAATCGGCGAGGCCGGTGAGTTTGATTATTCCGGTAGCCAGGCCATCAAAGCTCTAAAGGAGGAAGGAATTCAAACTGTATTAGTAAATCCGAATATTGCCACGATTCAGACTTCCGAGCACCTCGCGGACGATGTTTACTTCCTCCCGGTTAACGCAGATTTTGTGGAAAAAGTCATTGAAAAAGAAAGACCTGACGGCGTCCTCCTTTCTTTTGGCGGGCAAACCGCACTTAATTGCGGCCTTGAATTGGCTAAAAATGGAGTGTTTGAAAAGTATAAAGTCAATGTACTCGGGACGCCTCTTCAAGCAATTATAAATACTGAAGACCGGGGACTCTTTATCGACCGGCTCAATGAAATCGATGTGAAAACTCCACGCAGTGTCGCAGTCAATTCCAGTGAAGAGGCTCTGAAAATCGCCAAAGAAATCGGCTATCCGGTGATGATTCGAATCGCTTTTGCACTGGGCGGCTTAGGCTCTGGCGTCTGCACCTCTGAGGATGAAGTCCGGGAGTTGGCTGACAAAGCGTTTTCTTTCACCCATCAAATTTTGGTTGAAGAGTACCTCGAGGGTTGGAAGGAGATCGAGTATGAAGTAGTGCGCGATCTCCACGACAATTGCATCACGATTTGCAATATGGAAAACTTCGACCCGTTGGGAATTCACACAGGGGAGAGCATTGTTGTGGCGCCAAGCCAGACGTTGAACAACCACGAGTATCATTGGCTGCGCGAGATTTCAATTAAGGTGATTCGCCACATCGGTATCATTGGTGAGTGCAACATTCAGTACGCTTTGGATCCAAAGTCGGGAGATTACCGGGTAATCGAAGTGAATGCGAGATTATCACGAAGTTCTGCGCTTGCCTCCAAAGCAACCGGATACCCTCTGGCATTTGTTGCAGCTAAATTAGCGCTCGGACATAGTTTGACCCAATTGAAAAATTCCATCACGCAGACGACAATGGCCTGTTTCGAACCTGCTCTGGATTATATCGTCGTTAAAATTCCCCGCTGGGATCTTAAAAAATTTCGTCATGTCTCTCACCAGATTGGCTCCGGAATGAAATCGGTTGGCGAAGTAATGGCAATCGGCCGTTCGTTTGAGGAGGCTTTGCAAAAAGCCTTACGGATGTTGGATATTGGTGTGCTGGGATTAACTGGGAATGATCATTTAAAATTTGATGATTTTAAAGACGAATTAGAAAATCCCACCGAAGAGCGTGTTTTTGCAGTGGCTCAGGCGCTTCAATCCGGGCATTCTGTTGAAGCTGTCCATAAATTGACCCACATCGATAAGTGGTTTCTTTATAAAATTCAGCATATTGTTGACATTGAAAATGTAATTGCGGTCTATAAAAACGGTATTTGCCCAAAAGGAACTTTGCTTGAAGCGAAGCAAACAGGCTTCTCGGATCTGCAAATCGCTTCGATATTAAATTGTGATGAAGATGAAGTTCGCGGCATGCGCAAAAATTACGGACTTAAGCCTTGTGTAAAACAAATCGACACGCTGGCTGCTGAATATCCTGCGAAAACAAATTATTTATATCTTACTTACAATGGCGCTTCGGATGATGTGGAATTCAGGAATCAAAACACAGTTATCGTCTTGGGTTCAGGTGTTTACAGAATTGGCAGTTCAGTGGAATTTGATTGGTGTTGTGTAAATGCCGTGGCGACTCTACGAAAAATGGAGTACCAGACGATTCTAATTAACTGCAATCCCGAGACCGTTAGCACGGATTTTGATGAATGCGATCGGCTTTACTTCGATGAACTGAGCTTTGAGACAATTTTTGATATTTATGAAAGAGAACACCCGCTGGGAATCGTGATTTCTATGGGAGGGCAAGTACCCAATAATCTGGCTGTCAAGTTTCAGCGGTACGGTTTGAAAATTTTAGGAACCTCCGCTGAGAATATCGACCGAGCTGAAGATCGCCATAAGTTTTCCTCTCTTTTAGA
- the carA gene encoding glutamine-hydrolyzing carbamoyl-phosphate synthase small subunit, with amino-acid sequence MTAKLILDDGSVFTGKAFGGSKSTSGEVVFNTGMVGYPECFTDPSYKGQILILTYPLIGNYGVPSLVSKDGPLGQDFESGRIQISGLVISEYSVNFSHWKGVLSLDDWLKKYDVPAVSGIDTRLLTQKLREQGSMLGKLVVQQNDVEMVDPNARNLVAEVSSSKPECYGEGKKQLLLIDCGCKFNIIRSLVKRGFSVKTVPWDWDISKEQFDGLVISNGPGSPKMAATTVENVRKLLKRNMPIFGICLGNQILALAAGADTYKLKYGHRSQNQPCLMVGSKRCFITSQNHGYAVDEKTLPEDWEPWFFNGNDGTNEGIRHRTKPFMSVQFHPEASPGPVDTDFLFDEFSSIL; translated from the coding sequence ATGACCGCAAAATTAATTCTCGACGATGGATCGGTATTCACTGGAAAGGCCTTTGGTGGTTCGAAGTCCACTTCAGGCGAGGTCGTGTTTAATACCGGAATGGTGGGCTACCCAGAGTGCTTCACAGACCCCTCCTACAAAGGTCAGATTCTCATTTTAACTTATCCATTAATCGGCAACTACGGCGTTCCTTCTCTCGTGTCCAAAGATGGGCCGCTGGGTCAGGATTTTGAGTCTGGGCGAATTCAAATCTCCGGTCTCGTTATATCCGAATATTCAGTTAATTTCAGCCACTGGAAAGGCGTGCTAAGTCTTGATGACTGGCTGAAGAAATATGATGTTCCCGCGGTTTCCGGAATTGATACCAGACTTCTCACTCAGAAGCTAAGAGAGCAAGGTTCGATGTTGGGCAAACTGGTCGTGCAACAGAACGATGTTGAGATGGTCGATCCGAATGCTCGCAACTTAGTTGCAGAGGTCTCCTCCAGCAAGCCGGAGTGTTACGGTGAGGGCAAAAAGCAGCTTTTGCTCATCGATTGCGGCTGCAAATTTAATATCATCCGTTCACTGGTCAAAAGGGGATTTTCAGTTAAAACCGTGCCCTGGGATTGGGATATCTCCAAAGAGCAGTTCGACGGCCTGGTGATTTCAAACGGCCCCGGCTCGCCGAAAATGGCTGCCACCACAGTTGAAAATGTTCGCAAACTTTTAAAGCGGAATATGCCAATATTTGGGATTTGTCTTGGCAATCAAATATTGGCGCTGGCAGCCGGCGCTGATACCTATAAACTGAAGTATGGACATCGCAGCCAAAATCAGCCGTGCCTGATGGTTGGCAGCAAACGTTGTTTTATCACTTCGCAAAATCACGGTTATGCCGTGGATGAGAAGACTTTGCCGGAAGACTGGGAACCATGGTTTTTCAACGGCAACGACGGCACGAATGAGGGTATTCGCCATCGCACCAAGCCTTTCATGAGTGTGCAATTTCACCCCGAGGCAAGTCCCGGTCCTGTGGATACCGACTTTCTCTTCGATGAATTCAGTTCGATTCTTTAA